One window of the Pyrus communis chromosome 17, drPyrComm1.1, whole genome shotgun sequence genome contains the following:
- the LOC137723732 gene encoding pentatricopeptide repeat-containing protein At1g50270, which yields MSGTSISSKINPFHGGDGIFILLSLFHKHTTLHHLKQIHSVLVTSGLSHNSFFLDQLVTTIAASQPTHLAYASVLVDRIEAPVTHLWNSIIRAFSASSEPRRSLLFYSKMRTTGVAPDKHTFPLLLKSFSKLKNENPFQFYAHIVKFGLSSDQFVKNSLISVFSGCGCLESACQVFDESTQKDVISWTALIDGYVKNDQAVEAMKCFMEMRLMGIRVDEVTIVSVLCAAGMAGDIWFGRWLHGFYVETGRVQWDVYIGSALLDMYMKCGYHDDARKVFKELPIKNVVSWSALIAGYVQCKRYKDALLGLKYMLSEHVKPNQFTLTSVLTCCADLGALDQGRSVHGYIYRHKIQVNSLLGTALVDMYAKCGCLGEGLSVFQKLPTKDVFAWTAVISGLAMGGNALDALNFFSRMLQSAVLPNEVTFIAVLSACSHGGLVDKGCKLFESMNEVFHLEPNVDHYGCMVDLLGRAGYLEEARKVIEDMPMVPSAGVWGALLGACMIHKNFKLGELVGNHLINLQSDHSGRYVLLANLYSTWNKWEAASGIRKLMKGKRVEKITGCSWIEVNGAVFEFTAFDESHSESDDIYVMLDNMFFQLKRAGYVPDANLFGFDID from the coding sequence ATGTCGGGAACCAGCATTAGCAGCAAGATCAACCCTTTTCACGGCGGCGACGGCATCTTCATCCTCCTCTCTCTGTTTCACAAACACACCACCCTTCACCATTTGAAGCAAATTCACTCCGTCCTCGTCACCTCTGGCCTCTCACACAACTCTTTCTTCCTCGACCAACTTGTGACTACCATTGCAGCATCTCAGCCTACCCATCTCGCCTACGCTTCGGTACTCGTCGACCGCATCGAAGCACCCGTCACTCACCTATGGAACTCCATCATCAGAGCATTCTCTGCGAGTTCAGAGCCTCGGAGGTCACTCCTTTTTTACTCAAAAATGCGCACGACTGGCGTTGCTCCGGACAAGCACACCTTCCCTTTGCTTCTCAAGTCATTTTCCAAGTTGAAAAACGAAAACCCATTTCAGTTTTACGCTCACATAGTCAAGTTTGGATTGAGTTCTGACCAATTTGTGAAGAATTCGTTGATATCTGTGTTTTCTGGTTGTGGGTGCTTAGAGTCTGCCTGCCAGGTGTTTGATGAAAGTACCCAGAAGGATGTGATTTCTTGGACTGCATTGATTGACGGGTATGTCAAAAATGATCAGGCTGTGGAAGCAATGAAGTGTTTTATGGAGATGAGATTGATGGGAATTAGAGTCGATGAGGTGACGATTGTTAGTGTTCTTTGTGCTGCCGGAATGGCTGGCGATATTTGGTTTGGACGCTGGCTTCATGGGTTCTATGTAGAAACAGGTAGAGTACAATGGGATGTCTACATTGGTAGCGCTCTTCTGGATATGTACATGAAGTGCGGCTACCATGACGATGCTCGTAAGGTTTTTAAAGAATTGCCAATTAAAAATGTAGTTTCTTGGAGTGCTTTGATAGCAGGTTATGTGCAATGTAAGAGATACAAAGATGCATTGCTAGGTTTGAAATACATGCTTTCAGAACATGTTAAACCTAACCAATTTACATTGACAAGTGTGCTTACCTGTTGTGCTGACTTAGGGGCACTGGATCAAGGAAGGTCGGTTCACGGTTATATATATAGGCATAAAATACAAGTGAACTCATTACTTGGAACGGCATTAGTGGACATGTACGCAAAATGTGGGTGCCTTGGTGAAGGTCTATCTGTTTTCCAAAAGTTGCCAACCAAGGATGTCTTTGCTTGGACTGCCGTAATTAGTGGTTTGGCAATGGGTGGTAATGCTTTAGACGCATTGAACTTCTTCTCGCGTATGTTACAGAGTGCTGTTCTACCTAATGAAGTTACTTTCATCGCTGTGCTTAGTGCTTGTTCTCATGGAGGTCTTGTAGACAAGGGATGTAAGCTTTTTGAATCGATGAATGAGGTTTTTCATTTGGAGCCTAATGTAGATCACTACGGTTGCATGGTTGATTTACTTGGTAGGGCTGGGTACTTGGAGGAAGCACGAAAAGTTATCGAGGACATGCCAATGGTGCCTTCAGCTGGTGTATGGGGAGCTCTGCTCGGTGCCTGTATGATTCATAAGAATTTTAAGCTAGGAGAACTTGTCGGAAATCATCTGATCAATCTACAGTCTGATCATAGCGGAAGATATGTACTTCTGGCAAACTTGTATTCGACATGGAATAAATGGGAAGCAGCTTCTGGCATAAGGAAGCTCATGAAAGGGAAACGCGTCGAGAAGATAACAGGGTGTAGCTGGATCGAAGTGAATGGTGCAGTTTTCGAGTTTACTGCATTCGACGAATCGCATTCTGAATCGGATGATATATATGTGATGTTGGACAACATGTTCTTCCAACTGAAACGGGCTGGTTATGTTCCAGATGCTAACCTATTTGGGTTTGACATTGATTAA